TGAGATTGTTTCTCTCATAATGTTTCAAACAGCTCTTCACGAAGTCCACGACAACAGCTTCTTCCTGCGGTCTTCGTCATGATCGCTGGAGTCCCCCTCGTCATCGAAAACTAAAAAGGGGACTCCCAAAGACCACACACTTGCCCATTGTTTGGAAACAATGGATGAGCGTACGGCAGCTTTAGTGGGAATGAGTCGGAAAATCTTTTCAACAATAGGGTCCGGAAGGTGAGGGAGCATTAGCAATGTGTCCACAGCGATGGCGTTTTGATCAGCCTGCTCTTGACCTTCCTTTGTTTGGTCTTGATTCTTAAGCCAATTCTTACTTGGGGTTGCATGGCTGCACATTTGTCTTGTCGTACTCGTCGCCATAAAAATCTGGAATTCTGGTTAAGAAGAAGAGAACAGAGTGACAATAACAAACTCTCATCAATACCAATGATCAGCCAATAATTCAAGACACAAAATGAAAACGAATAGAGAATCAGTTGAAACTATAAAGACTGATATCTAATAGCATGATGAGATCGATATACAGTGAATGAAGTTTGTGGTGCGTAGCAGATCGTAAAATTTAGTTGTGAGAATCAAAGAGATCATATATAACACTAACAGAATCCATACGACCATACCTCAATCATGTAGCCGTCATCTCCTTATTTTGAATCCAATTGGCCAGAGTACTACTGAGATGAACCCTCGATTGCGATCGCCTTCATATTcatcttctctttcttccttCAGTGATATGcacttatatatattgtgctGTTCGTAAGTTTGATTGGTTTTTGATTTAAAAAGTAGTCTTTATGCTTACATAGGAGtcctttttttattaaaaaaaggaGTCCTTATGCTTCCGTAGTCTGTTTTTAGAGGAATATGATTCGGAAACCCTAGGCTGAAGAgagattttctttttattcctTCAATAATACCACTACGGGATCGGTTGTGGGCATTGAGCATTGGGTTGAATCCGTGTCGCGACAAAGACCCAATTTGACCACGGGGTCAGACCAGATCGATTGTGCAGTTGTATATTTTCCTATCTATCTCCGGGTTCTCCACTACTACTATAACTATAACTCTACAAGCCATTTTGTATGAGGAATTTTTCAATGCTTTCGGAAAACAAAACTATGTGGTAGTATCCAATGgtcttttatttcaattacaaTTTGGCACGTAtgatttaaaaagaaaaatcatattaAAACTATTTTATTAAAGACTATTTTGTGTTTATTTATAAAATCCTACACATTACCCTCTAATACCTTAAATCTTAAACCATAAACCTTACACTCTAATACCCtataccctaaaccctaaactttaAATTTGAAATCCTAGTTCAAAATCATTAATATCTATAatggtcatttcacaaataataaaaatatgtaaaattataattttagtgtaataaattcacgtgtcaaaatataacaggtGAGAAGAACCAGTGGACATTGTTATGTGGTTTTCTGGGAGGTTGAAAAATTTCTTATCTTTTAGTGTCAACAActttatcaaaaatatatatgctaaAAAATACCTATTTCAGAAAGAGAATTATAagttaaataataatatatggaatggtcaaaatataaaataataaagaaaaatagaaaaataaaaattacaagtgGTAAAAtggaaagagaaagaagaacaaagcAATGTGGTTAGCTATTTTAGCGGGTAGTGAGAAGTTGTATCCGTGCAAATGCACGAGCAAAAGGCTAGTACTCTTATAATTCAATCCAGACTTGCGAGCCAAAGTAGAAAAAAAAGTACATTTTTAACTCTGAAATATTAAAACCCATTAACACTGAGAAAATTAATAGGGATGAAATAgtcaaattacaaaataacatttttatatattaaaagaATTTGACATGCGTAACCGCCAAACACATGTTTCCTATACTACTCTTGatgtattaaattaattatatttaattaatgaataagaaagtaaaattaaaacaataaaatcaCTTTCTAAGTAGTAAAACAAGTAATTAATGAATATAAGATGCGGTACACAAGTTCAAATGTTACCGTTAATTTTTTAGTGGTAAAACAGTAAGCACATCATTTTGCATGTGTCTTAGCATGTGCGAGAATGCTAGTACAatagaaaagagaaagaagataaataattttcagataattATCACTGGGACGGTCCTGCGTCAAAAGCCGATTTTTTTATGTCCTGAACAATTGTAGGAAGTTCTTTATGTCCAAATCATTCTTTAATGCTCTATATTACACATTTTGTCCCACATCTCAATGTCTGCTAAGCTAGATACGGTATGGGTATTTTGCTCATCTACCTGTTCATCAAATATATTCGGCATTGGACCTTTTGTACATTATACACAAGACTATGAATATCAATTCAGAAatttccaaaaacaaaaaaacaaaaatgaatatCAATTCAGAACTTGTTCTCCTTTGAGTGATTAATGAGAACATGCTAAAtagatatgtacatatttGGCTGATAAATAACTCACTTCACTTCTTGGTCTTGACACCCCGATCAATGCAACGGGACGTGTCTATTTATCTATCTCTTGACTCGAAATGGGAGcaggtttgaaaaaaaatcttagAGTATCTATAGTTGGGCCAGGAGGGTCTCTTaacgtcttttttttttcttctcatcaGAGTTATTTCACAAAGACTTGCCATGGTAAGGAAGGCATTCAAGTGGGAGCAGCATTTCCTACCCCCAGCAAGAAAGGATACTCCCTATTCGCTCAGGGTTGTGTCCCATGCGTGCCCCTCGTCACATTAGAAGAATGTTCACTTGGACATGCTTTTGCCATACTTGAAATCAGTAATTCTACATGACGAATGCATGTACACTCTTAAGTGGCAGTCATCACTCTTTACCTTTACATTTCAGCCTCcaaatcttttcaatttcttcacttCTATCAAATCCATCAAAGTTTTGACCAGAATAACTAAAATCTTCTTCAGATGTAACAGAAACACACCACTACTTTTTCTCGAGGTCCATGTGTGTTTCTCCATCAGAAACAGCCACCTCAATAGTCTCCTCAACTGATACTTCTGATTTGTCGTCTTGGTCATCTGATCTTTGGTGTAAGGTTTCTTGTATCTTCGTCACACCCTTAGCTGTACATACTTCTGATAATGAACCGACCGAAGTCGTTCTACGGGGAACTGTGAAGAGCGTTTGGCCTGGATGGAAGAAAATTGTAACGGATGAGTTCAGAGGAGAACACAACGGCCGTACTAGTAACTAGGCGGTCTGTGCAATTTTTTGAGTTGTAAGCTCGACACGTGTACTGTTACAGcaacttattccgtgaattcAACGACACGTAAACTGTACAACCTCTTGCGAGAAAAACCAACAGGTGTAAAATCTCCTCTGCCCTCTCAGAAAACAAGTTACTGATTTACTGACAGTCGGTCTGTTTTGTGAAGAAGAATCTCAGAAGTCAGAACCGGTGGGTGGAGATCAATGTGCAAGTAATATGTTCGCCAAATGTGCTTGCCGGTATCGTTCTGACATGTTCGCAGTTGgaatttagagtttagagttccgGCGGAGAATCATTAAAGTCATTGTGCgacaaaattaaatttttccAACTTTGGTAATGATGCTATAAACCAAAATGTGAATCATTGTCAAGAATGGGAAACATAGATATCTTCTCAACTTGGGTCGGAACATCTCGTTGACAAACAATACAAGTCGAGAAGACATCGTCAAgtgagattttttttgttttcctcGAGTAATTTGCAAGCCCGTAGTTTAAAGATAATCATATATTTCATTCCTGCTGAAAAATTTACAGGGTTGACCTGGGCTGTCGAAAAGATCCCAAAACATTACACGAATGTTGATCACTCGACAAAGCGTAAGAGCAAATATTGTACTAGCTGCCTAGCTGTGGGTATTTTGATGCAATTAGGAGAAAATGCAGAAGTTCCTATACACTACTCTACGAGATTTATGATCCGCTGTTTCCTCGACCACAACATAATTCTGCACAGCAACCTAGGCAGCCAGCACACGCTAAACCAGTAAAGAGCTGGGTTAATACATTTGCGAACTGAGGGTTTATGTGGGAACAACATCGGATGCAGGCCATGCAACAGCAGTGATTGCACAGGGAGCCACAGCAGCTTGAAGCAGCTTTCACAAACATTTCAGCTGCTTCTGGAAGCTTTGGTTCTTCGGATCCCGGAGGTATGTTGTCTGCGGTTGCACCCAAGTTTCCAAAGCCCACGCACAAACTATGTCGCAGTATCATTTTCAGGCTTTCAGAATCTTTGGTCTTGTTCTGGCTTTTCTTTGAGGCCTATATGATGTTTGTTGAAGAGAGACcatttgaaaattaaaacatagCAGTTAAAAAAGACTACATGACTTGTTAAAGTTATGTAAAGTATTTTAGTTTAACATTAACATACCTTCTGCTGTacagcttcttctttttgataGACGACCATGCGGGTATACTCACTCACAGTACCAGTAAGTACACTCAATTTAGCTACCTGCCAATTTTTACAGCACCAGAGACTTGTTAGTAACTTAGTACTATTAACTGAAAAGTTGATGTCTAGAAATGAAATCATCGATCAAACGAAACTTTGTACTGAAGTGCAAGGTTTGTGAGGGTGAAGGAGTTGAAAGATTTAAGATTCCAAAAGAcacatttccatttttcatGGAGGGAGAACGGAAACTGGAAAGGACCCCATGACTAACCTTATCCTCGAGCTGCTTGTTCTCTGACAACCATGCCTGAGCGGTCAGTAAATCAATCTCTCCTTTCGCACATACCtgtaataaaaaaaagggaaGAAATTGTCACAAAACAAGACATAAGATAAAGAACATGCATACCGTATGCAAACTCATGTGGATTAGCACCTGCAactcaagaaaaaaaactgaaggGGACATGAAGGGCCGTCATGTACTGATGTAAGCATGAACCGAACTGTATAATCTAACAGTAACGAATACCAGCATAAAGAGTTCAAGAAAAACAGAGCTAGCATAGCCAACTCAATAACCAAATTAGTGGACAAATATGGATATCTGATTATCTACTCAACCACAATACTCTAAAAGAGATTAAtgctcacaaataaattagtGAGGAGCAATTTGAAGTTTCAGCTCAAAACCCAAAATCTTACCCTGTGAAGAGATATGTCCTTTGCATCTTGGACTTTCAAGTCGATCACAATATTAGACATGTCAGCTGAGACTCCTTTAACTTTGAAGGTTTCAGGTAAATTGCCTCGGTATCTGCCAGATACAGTTAATGGACTCTCATATGAGAGATCTGGGATATTGCAAGGGATCACCTATTGGATAAATTCAAGATTTGTCACGATGTGAAGAATAGTCTATAAGTTGGatgtaaaattaaaaagaagcaGTCATTCTACATGTGAGGTTTGACAGAGATTCCCattaaatttgtaaatttatcAGAAATTATTCAAATTTACTTGTGAATATATACAAAGACATAGAGGCACAAGAAAGTATCAAAAACCTACAAAGAGCAACATATGACATCATAGACAGGTGTTCAAACTACTGCAGGCTCATGCTATATCTCCTCCACATGAGACAGGATACACTATATATTGAACACTGTCCTTGTGTTGATACGGGTACCAAAAGTCATTAATAGACATGGAGAGTGGGCCAAGAAGTCTTGGATGGCTTAATTAATAGTGTTTAAGATAGCTCAACTTAATATCTAAACAACACATAGGATGAGCATACCTCAACATCGTCAAAATCATCCAATGTCTCATCAAGGGTTATATTTGTAAGAATCACAGAGGAAGCTCTTGTAAATAGGTTCTGCATTCGAGGTTCAACCAAATCTGCACAAGAGAAAAGATTTAAGTGCATTAAAAAAACCATATTTATCTCATCTACCTTCATATAAAAGGATCGATGCACCGAATAAATCAATTTGCTAATGTTTATTGAGtaatatatgtttttcttttcaaattaaatatatttaatCGTGAGTTACATATCACAACATTATGAAGTGGTAAGTAAGGACTCATAAGATTTGAAGCTCAAGCTAAGAGTCGGGCTACAATAGCCTTTGATTTAATAAAGCAGGGAAAGTAAGCTCACTCTATTATAAAATGTAGATGTAGGGGTAGATATTTGTTTCTGAACAAATATACTTAACTGACCTATATCATAGGCAGCATCATATTGGCCCCTTCCGATACTAGCTAGCATCCGCAGGAAATAATGGTTGCAGAACGAACCTGAAAAAAGTAAACATAGATGTTAACCAGGAGATAGAGCATAAAAATTATGATCTTATCAGGAAGTGCagtttataaaaatatgtGAAATGTGGCTGGATAAGAGGTGAAACATAATAAGGCAATAATCTTGATTGATTGATAAGATTAAGTTGCACAATTCAAAACATTCCTATGATATACATAGCCTGCAACTAAAATGAGCTCTAATAGCACAGTTACAATTACCTATTCCAAAAGTGTATAGACGTGGGGATATCACATCCTCACTTGCAAGATGCTTTTTCATCACTTCGCATATCTGTCTCTCATCTTCAACTGCTCCATCAGTTACCAGGAATATGATAGGAAGTGAGCCCTTAGAGTTGGATAGAATCTCTATGGCCTGAAACAACAAAGAGACATCCATATTGTTGATAGATCACTTACTACCAATGCAGAAAATATCTTATAGGATATGAAAAGTAAAAGTGAGAAAACTAGATAGCCCTTCAAAGGGGTATTCAACAATCACCAAGTTCATTTGATGTAATGTGGCACAATACATGACTATGTTAGAAATGCATAATACttattaaaatgaaaaaataattggTAAACTCCAATTGAATAACTTTAAGGGCCAAAGAAGCAGGGGACAATACCTGGTTGAGGGGAGgcaatatatttgtatcacCACCAGCAATAAAATTTATGCCAATCCACTCAATGGCCAGTTCGACAGCCTCCTTTGTAGCTGATTTCAATGATGTAGATGAAACATGAGTctgtccattaaaagctatcaTGCAGAATGAATCTTCTGGACCAAGTTTAGAGAGAGCTTCAGATAGTACATTCTTAGTGTGATCAAGTGGCTTTCCCTCCATACTTCCACTTATATCAACAACAAACACTACATCCCTTCTGAATACCTGCAAGACCGTGTTAAAGTTATCAGAGACAGAACTTTGAACAACCAAACTGAATAACATATAATATGGAAAAGCCTAAGAAGTTCCATTTAACATTAAACCAACCTTTCTTCCCTGGTTCCCTGGAAGAAGATAGACGGAGAAAATCTCTCTTTGATCGACATCATCCTTGGAGGGTGACTGCGAGATATAGGCACCATGTATTTGGCTTGAAGAGACCTAGAAATGCATGAACAAGTTAGACAAATTAAGCTAATGTTTCTTATATGCCCCCAACGCTTTTGCAGTCAATCATATATTCAGAAAGAGGAACGCATAAGAGGCTTACAGTATATGAGAAATGGAAGTCAGTTTTTGACCAAATGACAACATCTCCTTCATATTTAAACCCCAATTTTCCTTCTTGGCTCTGCAATTCCTGTGAAGTCAAATAAATTTCGAAAATTACCAACTCGGCTACTAAATAtacataaaaagaaaaacagtgAGCCGTGATCAATAAAGCACCTTCAAAGGATAACTAGCTCCCTTGAATAAAATCTCAGTCCCAAGACCAGAGTTCACATTCACCACGATCCTCTCCTTCTTGAGGTACTTCTTCCCCGGTGGAATCACAAAATCAGGAAATGCGAACGGTATATCCAAAGAGAGCTCCCCATTTCTATACATCAACTTCTGGGACCAGCTCATTTTCACTGTGAGATTGACTCCCCCATCAATCttgacaaaacaaaaacaataacacCAAGAATCAAAAACACACACATTTCAATTATACAAACAAGAACTAGGCTCAAATTTCGAATAAATAATCGTCACCGGCGGCGTTGTCAAGGTGAAGATATGAGGCTTGACATTGAGGAAGCCTCCTTCTCCATGAGGAACCTTGCTCATATCCACGTCATCTTTCAATTCAGTTAACTGAGTAAAAAAAGATTTACCAGAAACTTCGACCTCAACACCTAGAATTGAACCCTGTTAGGATAAATGTACATTTGCTTAACAACACATTAAACCAAAGATTAATCACAGTAATTGACAAAATTAAAACCCTAATTGATTAAGGGAGTAGTTGGAAAATTGAAGGACCTGTTCACCCATAGGAATCGCAATGCGGCAGCCGCAGCTCCTGGAGCTTTTGACGCAGTGGACCCGCCACGACCCGGTGACCCGAATAAAGGCGGTGTCCAGGTGGCAGTCGACCTCCAGGTCAACCTTGTTCATCGGAAGAGGAATGAGCGCCGGCGGGTCGCAGCGGCCGTGGACGTGGGGCTGGTAGCTCGGGATGTCCGGGTTGTCGACGATCGTCGGGTCGGATATGACGGCGTAGACCATCGGCGACGTCGGGAGGTAGGCGGAGCCGGTGGCGGCGACGACGACGGACTTGTCCATGAGCGGCTGCGGCTTCGGCGGCGACACGGCGGCTCGATCCTTCCCGAAGTATAGGCGTTTGGAGAGGCGGAGACCGTCGTCGACGGCTTTGGAGAACTCCTCGGCCATTTCGGACGATCCTCCGGCGCGTCGTCGGGAAAAGGTGGGATCGGTGGCGGAAGcgaaagaggagagagagagggtgtGAGTAATATACGGAAAACGAGAACTAGAAGTGAGAGAGTTGCGTTTGACCGTTGGCACCTGGATTTTTTCTATTTGTTGAAACCATTTTctactttttatttatttattttgggtTCTGGAGCTGGCTGGCTTCTCGAGCAATGGCGTGGCGCCATGTGGAGGGTAAATCGGATCTGGTGCTTCTCGGCTCACGGCTTCACGCTGTACGCGTTGGAGGGGCGGCAAGGGGGAGGATGAAACGGCGGCATGTAGGGATGGTTGGACTGATGGAGACGTGGAGGAGGGAAGGCACGGCACTTGGCAAAGGGTTTGAGGGTTcgttttctatttatttatatatgaaaGGCGTCGTTTTCCTTTTAAAGTGGACTTAAGGGTGGGAATTACGTCATACCCCATTGAACGATATCTTAACGGAGGAAAAAGGTGTTGATCGGTATCTTAAACAggcaaaaaaattattttagttGTATTGTTCTTTATTAAGTGGAGGATCTTCCGTCGGCCAAAGACTTTCTTTATGAAAGTTTGTGAGaaaatttgagaaaatgaTATGTAGACCTTTGTCTGGACAAAAGTTTAATCGTGTTATAGATGAGTCAAGAATGTGTGTAGAGTTAATTCGATATTTAACTGTGGAAAGTTTAATATAGGCTCCCCATGGAAACCATAATCCGATTCACCGTCGTCTCGAAACTCAAATGAAGCGGAAGGTATTGGTAATTGGTCATTGAAGAGAAGTGCCGGTTAGTTTGTTACGCTTCAATAGAAGATTTTACTAGTAGGTTTGTTTTGTTCTCAGTTCACTCAACATGTTTGTGTTCTGGATGTTGCTTAGTACTATCTCTGCAGTTATCTAAACTGTCAATTTTGTATGAGTAGTTTGAGGCAAGGAATGAAATATCAGCGATAACGGAAATATCGATGATccgaaaattagaaatttcgtttttaaaaaataattaaataacttgatggaaatttatataaaaatatagaaattttgaatgaaactttaagaaatgtttatttgatcaattatctactatatgtcataagaaattattatataactattaatttatattgagttatagtaatttgaggtgaaataatcgtcgatcattattaaaaatctacttaatatatatatatatatatatatttacctaAAGATAGACTAGTTCATCACgccttatttacatatgatataTTGAACATGAAATTATATGAGTGATTTAGAACCATATAAATGATCTATgaggtacaaaattttcactattttcATTATGTTTTTGAGTAAAATCCTTAGTATATTaagaatagtcattaaatgatacctctcatttctaattttgcatatattgaCTTATATGC
This genomic interval from Argentina anserina chromosome 1, drPotAnse1.1, whole genome shotgun sequence contains the following:
- the LOC126782721 gene encoding uncharacterized protein LOC126782721, translated to MAEEFSKAVDDGLRLSKRLYFGKDRAAVSPPKPQPLMDKSVVVAATGSAYLPTSPMVYAVISDPTIVDNPDIPSYQPHVHGRCDPPALIPLPMNKVDLEVDCHLDTAFIRVTGSWRVHCVKSSRSCGCRIAIPMGEQGSILGVEVEVSGKSFFTQLTELKDDVDMSKVPHGEGGFLNVKPHIFTLTTPPIDGGVNLTVKMSWSQKLMYRNGELSLDIPFAFPDFVIPPGKKYLKKERIVVNVNSGLGTEILFKGASYPLKELQSQEGKLGFKYEGDVVIWSKTDFHFSYTVSSSQIHGAYISQSPSKDDVDQREIFSVYLLPGNQGRKVFRRDVVFVVDISGSMEGKPLDHTKNVLSEALSKLGPEDSFCMIAFNGQTHVSSTSLKSATKEAVELAIEWIGINFIAGGDTNILPPLNQAIEILSNSKGSLPIIFLVTDGAVEDERQICEVMKKHLASEDVISPRLYTFGIGSFCNHYFLRMLASIGRGQYDAAYDIDLVEPRMQNLFTRASSVILTNITLDETLDDFDDVEVIPCNIPDLSYESPLTVSGRYRGNLPETFKVKGVSADMSNIVIDLKVQDAKDISLHRVCAKGEIDLLTAQAWLSENKQLEDKVAKLSVLTGTVSEYTRMVVYQKEEAVQQKASKKSQNKTKDSESLKMILRHSLCVGFGNLGATADNIPPGSEEPKLPEAAEMFVKAASSCCGSLCNHCCCMACIRCCSHINPQFANVLTQLFTGLACAGCLGCCAELCCGRGNSGS